From Aegilops tauschii subsp. strangulata cultivar AL8/78 chromosome 5, Aet v6.0, whole genome shotgun sequence:
GTTCTCCGAGTGGATTCTGGtatggtcgaatggaattggggtaTCCGAGTGAACACTCAGTCGAATGAGTTGGGTCCTGTGGTGATTCCAGTCGGTAGAATCTGCTGTCCTTTGGATGTCTTTGActgtagggcagtgtccttgggtagggtgcTTAGACCAGGTCTAttgccctaccctaggtacatgtcatcgtcattagcccccgaatggttcggGGTTCGAGTGGAGATGAAGTAGAAGATAGTTCTGACTCAATTTTCATGCCGCGGAAGCATTTTATTTGGATTGAGGAACGATGCAAAAAACTTCGACTTCATTCCCAATCACCTTGAGCCATTCAAAGGTTGTCGAGTGGATTTTGCTGATAAGCTTCGAGTGTTTGACATGGTATAGAATCTCCGGCACGACTGACTGTCCTGCCGTTCCCGGATCTCGTGGGATTCGAAATTtggggaagcgcgcggggcggagaGGGCCGTGGTAATCGGAATGGATTAGGCAGGGGTGCCTCGATCTCCGTGCCACCTTTTCGCCACGCGTCGCGCGCGCGACTGCTGCGGGATTTGACAAGATTGCCTGGTCCCACAGGTCAGTCACTCGGGAAAACAACCCATATAAGGGGTTTGGGCCGGTGCTTTTGTACTGTGCGCCTcatttcttctcctcctccttagTCCGAGCGCACCTCGCAGAGATGGCGAAAGACAAGACGGCAGCcctggagcgcgcgaagaaggcgacggcgaaggcgaagggcAAGAAGTCCAACCGGGGGGATCGTCGTCGAGATCTGGTCTGCTGcccggctggatccagggcgactggattCACTCCACGATCCAGCAGGAGGATCTGGTGGAGGGGGGTCTGATTCCCCATGGCTCCTGGCGGCTCCTGGAGGACGAGACCGAGCCGCGGTCGCAAGAGGGTGAGTGTGTGCTCCTCGCCACCCACGTCGACCGCGGTTTCTCTTTGCCACCACATCTTTTTTCTGGGGTTTTCtgaatttcttcggggctcaactTCATCATTTctctcccaacaccatcacataccttgctgcgttcgtgtccatgtgcgaaaACTTCCTGGGgagtcgaccgcactggggtctcttcaagcacattttcacttgTCGTTCTCAGACCGTAAAAAAGGCCAATCCGAGTGATGAGAGGACGCACGTGATCCAGATGTGCAGAGGATTAGGGATCCAGATGAGGGGAAAAAGCACCTTCCCAGCCATGACCCTTCCCGAGTCGGTTAGAGGTTGGCAGTCGACTTGGTTCTATTGTAAGGATGAACCGACCCTAGGTTAGTCGACCGACCTTCCTCCGTTTTCCATGGAGAGAGTCGAGAAGCCTTCTCCCTTGAGAGTGACCTCGGCTGAGAAAGTGGAGGTGACAATGTTGGTTGAGCGAGTGGTCTAGCTTGTCCGCGACGGTGTGATCGGCATGGATTTGCTAGAAGTGTTTCTCATGTGACGCATCCAGCCACTCCAAGCCCGTGATCATCCAATGTGGTTGTACTCGGGCGTTTGAAGACAGCACTCGGATCCACCCGGAAGAAGTTGATGAGGAGACGGTGGCGCAGTGGTTGCAGGGCATCACCGGCAACAAAGACAACCCCAGGGGGTCTAGGAGAGTTCTTCCATTCGACAGCACCAACAAACCAGACAAGGTCTGATTCTTTTCTTCCGAGTGTCTTTTGTTTTGACATGTGATTTCTTTTGAAACCGACTGACGTCCAGTCGACTCTGTGTCTTGCAGATTTATACTGAGACATACTCGATGACCAAcagagagcaggagcaggagctGGAAGGGGAGGCGAGCGGAGGTGAAAGTGGCAAGTGGCACTCTGACAGAGGAGTAGACGATGAGAGCGATGACTCAAGCGATGGCGAAGAAGTCGACTCACCGCCTTGCACCGAAAGGCGATCCAAGCACACCCATGATCCAGCAAGCATCCGTGGCAAAGCGACTGCGCGGACTGGGCAGACTTCGAAGAGCCCTCGGACGTCTTCTCCTGTGCCGACTGAGAAGGCTCCGAAGAAACCCAAAGCTGCGCCATCCAAACCTCGGAAGGCCTTGCCCAAGATCAAAGTGGCTGTTCCCATTGCTTCCGGGTAATATTTGAACTCGATTTCTTAGTTTTGGCATGAATTGATCTTTGGTCGACTCACTTCGGAAGATCTGACCGATTGAAATTTGAAATTTGCAATGCTGCTCCCTCTGGGACTTTTGTTTatgaggatgatgaagatgaagaaATGGAGGACGCGGTCACTTCCAGTGCGGGTACAACTCTTGTCATATTGTCTTTTACTTTATTAGCCATTTTGACGGTCGACTGAAACTCTTGTGATTGCATCTTTTGCAGTTCCGCCCAATGTTATTGAACTTCCAGACGATGATGAGGATGTGCCACTGAGGCCCACGGGAAGGAAGGGCAGGACTTCAGGCAAGAAGACATCAACTAGCAAGACGCCCCAGTCGACACCATTGACGGAATCAGTGGTCCAGGAGACCGGCGATGCCAACCGGGCTTCTGTGACTTTTGCCGTACCATTGTCAAGTGCCCAGCCCTCAACGTCGACTGCACAGATCCTAGCTGATCCACCGTCTTCACTCTTCACTGtgcatcacgtcccagaggaccaagtgggtgctgccAGGGAAGCTATACGCCAGGCAGGCATCATTATGGAGCAGATGAAAGTGGTTCGGGAGGCCAGTCAAGCTGCTTATGACGCCAGCTCAGCTCCCCATACCAACGTCCAGGTTGGTTGATTTCCGACCGATCTTTTAGCTtgtcgcttgttctgttaggatatgctacctaaAAACTTTTCTTGTGCATCTGTCTGTCAGTCTACATtttgcatctgtacacccactgggtgtttaaATTTCTGCTAAATAGTTATGCTTCTTGAGTCGACTAGGTTGTGTCGATTGagtctttgaactagtgggggcacgctgagtgcacccactgggtgtagtccctgagaccatagttgactgcgtgTAGTCGGCTATGGTTTGAGAATCAGAACTTTCTCACTTGGTCTGAACGGAACACGTCGAGTGGAacttgaaccagtgggggcacgctgagtgcacccactgggtgtagtccccgagaccgtagtCGACTGCGGGTAGTCGACTGTGGTATGAGAACaactttctttcttcttttttttcgaCTGGACGGACCAAGTCAATGAAAAagtcaaaccagtgggggcacgctgagtgcacccaccgggtgtagtccccgagactgctgttgaatgtttgattcaacagtagtcttagaactctttGAACTTGTTATCTTATTGCTCAGAAGCAACCAATTTCTGTGTCTGTTGACTGACTATCTCCTGACCATAGAAATCATGTGGACTTGGAGCTTGGTTTGCTGACCTGGAACAGAAGCAGATCCAGCTCAATCTTGATTTGGAGCTGGCCAAGACAAACTTGCAGAAAGCCAAGGATGAAGCCGCTGGTATGAAAAATTTGTCGACTGATTCGTTCCTGACCCGAGTGTTATCTCCTTCCTCTGAATCGAGCGTTATTTCCTTCAGAAACAATGAACCAGGCTCTAGCGAAGAAGGATCTGGACCTTGCAGCCGCGCAGAAAGCAGCAGAAGAGAAAACTGCACTCGCCGACCAGAAGCTGGCCTCAGTCGGTAAACTGGAGGAAGAGAACACCAAGCTAAAGGctgcccttgatgaagccaacaaggaggcaactcgtctgaagaaggacaagaggaCCCTGACCGACAAAGTACAAGACATCGCCCGCAAGAGAGATGAGCTGCAGAATTATCTGGGAGGACTTGCCAAGAAGCTATTCGTTATGCTTGAAGGTGCTTTTCTTTGTCCGACTGACTTGTTGCTATCGACTCGATATATAGCTGTTGACTCATCGTTGTATTGCGTGTGCAGAATTCTGCCAGAACTTCAAGGAAGAGACGGGGCGAattgagacaagcttggaccccatcctctCTCCCGTTAAGGTCGAAGCTGCGATGAACGTGCTCCGACTGAAATCTTGTGTTGCTGGTGTTGTCAACTACCTTGCACGGCTGAAGGTCGCGGTGTCGCGAATCAACACAGCACTCTGGCCAAGGGAGACGCTGCAGAATGatctcgagtctctgatgacttgACTCAATGAAATCCCCGGCcgagtgcaggaatggaagaagtcttctgcccggtgtggtgctgatgtggctctgtctctggttcgagtccactgcaaggaagccaaagaagagaagctggcagcgatcaaggttgctaacaccaagaggcttgacttccagtccttcatggagactttCATTGCAGCCGCCACTCGAATTGTAGATGGAATCGACTTGGATgaattcgtcgagcctgccagtCCTCCTCCCGCGGAGTGaacaaactcttatgatccgatTAAATTTGCCTCGGTATGCCGAGTGGTTTTTGTAACCGTTAAAACTCCTTCGGGtctgatgcccgagtactttaatccgtgGTCTGGAACCTCGTGGGATTTATCTTAAACTTAGCCTTTCTCTGAATACTCTcgtgtttgccttcgagtggaacttGTTTCTTCACTCGAAACAGTCTTTGTATTTGTGAtgcagctccgaggagaaggtcatagtcgacctgcacctcgtcaccCTTGCGGActaggatggagcgcacattgtatttatggcgcagctctgaggagaaggtcgcagtcgacctgcacctcgtcgtccttgcggatcaggatggagagcacattgtatttatggcgcagctctgaggagaaggtcgtagtcgacccgcacctcgtcgtccttgccgATCAGGATGGAGCGTGTGGCCAAGTCCCCGAGCGAGAAGATCGTTCTTTACTCGGaatgtgtttcaaacttaggtgagtattggactgcagctaagcccccgagtgagaggattgctcttcacttggTGGGATTTGtagaacttaggcgagtactcgactgcagctaagcccccgagtgagaggcttgctcttcactcggtaggattttttcaaacttaggcaagtactggactgcagctaataaagcccccgagtgagaggcttgctcttcactcggtaggattttttcaaacttaggcgagtactggacgacagctaagcccccgagtgagagggttgctcttcgctcggtgggatttttcaaacttaggcgaaacggattcacagctaagcccccgagtgagaggcttgctcttcactcggtaggattttttcaaacttaggcgagaactgaactgcagctaagcccccgagtgagaggcttgctcttcactcggtatgattttttcaaacttaggcgaaacggattcgcagctaagccacccactgggggatttcaaaCACATGTATAATCGACAGCAATCATTTAGAagactgtaaaactgtgtctttgataaacaaactaaaaAGGTATTCCTTATTACATCTCAATAGTCTGAATGCTTAAGTATAAAAACGACGGAGCAACTCtgcattccaagcgcgtggctcgtctttaTTGTGCTCCACATTATAGAGGTGATACACTCCattgtggagcaccttggtgatgatgaagcgaTCTTCCCATGCAGGAGCAAGCTTGTGTTGCCGTTGCTGATCCACTCGGAGAACCAGGTCTCCCTcctgaaatgctcgacctctcatgtttctggcatggaatcgacgaaggtcttgctgataaatggtcgaccggattaggGCCATCCCTCTTTCCTCTTCCAGAAGGTCAACAACATCTTGTCGAGCTTGTTTTGCTTCGgcttctgagaaaagttccactcggggtgcattgtgaagcaagtcactcggaagtacAGCTTCAGCCCCGTAGACTAGGAAGAATGGAGTACGACCAGTAGACCGATttggagttgtcctcaatccccaaagtacTGATGGTAGCTCATCAACCCAAGCACCTGCCGCATGCTTGAGATCATGCATCAATCGGGGCTTTAGACCTTTGAGGATCaaaccatttgctctttctgcttgccCATTCGACTGTGGGTGGGCGATTGAAGCATAatcgacccgagtgccttgggaagcgcagaaaGCTCTGAATTCATCTGAATCAAAGTTTGACCCATTATCCGTGATGATGCTATGcagaactccatatctgaatgttaactctctgatgaagctgacaacaGTACTTGCTTCGAGGTTCTTGATAGGTTTAGCTTCGATCCATTTAGTGAACTTGTTGACTGCTACGAGCACATGGGTGAAGCCACTCCTACCAGTCCTCAAAGGTCGGACCATATCTAATCCCCAAACTGCaaatggccagacgagtggaatggtcttcaaaGCTGAAGCAGGTTTGTGGGAAATGTTGGAGTAGAACTGGCATCCCTCACACTTGTCGACTATTTCTTTCACCATCTCGTTGGCATGTGGCCAGTAAAACCtggctcggtatgctttggccacgatggtctgagaggacgcatggtgaccataggtccccgagtggatatcaTTGAGGATCATTCGGCCTTCTTCTGGCGTGATGCATTTCTGACTGACTCCAGTGACACTCTCTCTGTAAAGCTGTCCACccatcacagtaaaggctttggatcgatgGACGACCTAAtgagcctcttcttcatcttctggGAGTTCTCTCCTAAGTATATATGTAATGTAATgcactgtccaatcaggaatgatgaccaaaacctccatgatcaagtcgaccacggctgggatttCAACTTCAGTCAGATTAGTGGAGCTCTTAGGCTGTGGGGGTTCTTcggtgaaaggatcttcttggaCTGAAGGTGTGTGAATGTgctccaaaaacacattgctgggaatgggctccctcttggaacctatctttgccaagtcatcggctgcttgatttttcagtcggggtatatggtgaagctctaacccctcaaacttcttttccagtTTTCTCACTACATtgcaataaccagtcatagctggaaTCCTAACATCCcattccttcatcacttgattgactaccaaatctgagtcgccgtaaaccattaggcgccggacgccgagtgaaacggccatacgcaacccgtacagaagtgcctcatattcagcttcattgttggaggagtcaaAGTGAATCTGAAGAACATAACTGAGCTTGTCGCCTCGCGGAGATACTAGGACTACCCCAGCACtgaaccattcaacatcttggacccgtcgaagaacatagtccaatgttccGACTGAATCTAAGTCGGCAGTTGTTGTTCAATCCACTCGACGAGAAAATCTGCTATTGCCTGGGAtttgattgctttctttgccttAAACTTGATATCCAgcggaaggagttcaatcgcccatttagccactcgaccagttgcatctttGTTATTCAATAATTTTGAGAATGGAGCATCGCTGACGACTATAATTGAATGATCAGAGaagtaatgtgcaaccttctttgtGGTCAAGTAAATCCCATAGACAAgcttctggtaatgcgggtaTCTTTGCTTGGATGGGGTTAAAACTTCAGATATATAGTATATCGGGCgctgaaccttgtaggccttgccttcttcttcccgctcgaccgtgagtactgtactgacaacttgtccagtggctgcaatataaagcagtaaaggctctttgctgattggagcagcaagcaccggctgggtggaaagcagggtttTCAGCTCTGCAAACACtgcgtcagcttcaggagtccactcgaacttgtgagatttcttcatcagtcggtaaagaggcagtgccttttcaccgagacgagggatgaatcgactcaaagcggccaaacaaccagtaagcttctgaacgtcGTGTACACGCAtggggcgtttcattcggagaattGCACCAACCTTCTCTAGGTTTGCATCGATCCCGCGTTCGGAaatgaggaaaccgagtaacttgcCACCTGGAACTCCAAACGTACACTTCGAcggattgagcttgatatcatatctccTCAGATTAGCAAAGGTTTCAGCGAGATCAGTCAGCAAGTTGGAACCTTTGCGTGACttaaccacgatgtcatccatataCGCCTCCACATTCTGATTGATTTGAGTGAGAAGGCACTTCTgtatcatgcgcatgaatgtggGAACAGCattcttgagtccaaagggcatggtgacataacaaaagcacccgaatggggtgatgaaagctgtttttatttcatcgggtccatacagtcggatctgatggtacccggaatatgcATCCAGGAAAGACAACCGCTCAcatcccgcagtcgagtcgactatctGATCGATGCGAGGAAGAGGGAAGTGATCCTTCGGGCTGGCCCAATTGATATGCTTGAAATCGATACACATACAGAGTGAATCATCTTTCTTAGgaaccatgacaacattggcaagccactcggagtggaaaatctctcggatgaactcaactgtcaggagccgagccacttcctcgccaattgcttttctcttctgtacggcggaccgtcgaagatgctctttgactggttttacctttgggtcgactcgcaaacggtgctcagccaatTCCCTGggcacacctggcatgtcagaaggtttccatgcaaagatgtcccagttctcacggaggaattggatgagcgcttcttcctatttgctgtcgagcgTTGTTgagatgtgagtcggagcagcattggggtcAGTCAGGTGAATATGAACTGCCTTTGTTTCACCAGTTAACCTAAATGCAGAATTTgaagcaggcttcttagctctcaacaaatcactcggatctgcgttCTTCTTGTATTCTTCCATTTCAACTGCTGCCATTTGCTCATCAGCAATTTTTGAGCCCTTCCGGAGGCACTCTTCTGCTCGCTGCCGATTGCCAGTGACTATGATCATGCCCCTAGGGCCAAGCATCTCCAGCTTGAGGTACACATAACATGGCCGagccatgaaacgagcatatgCGGCCCTGCCCAGGATAGCATGATAGGCACTATGAAAATCCAcaacttcaaacgtcaacttttctttaCGGTAATTGGTCGAATCACCGAAAACCATCTCAAGAGTTATCTGACCGAGTGAATCGGCTTTCTTCCCAGGAATGACTCCATGGAATCGCATATTGCTTTCGCtgagtttggacatcggaatgcccatccctcgGAGGGTCTCAGCGTACAGAATATTGAGGCCACTGCCTCCATCCATCAAGACTTTAGTCAGTCGGGTGCCCCCAACGACCGGGTCGACCACCATCGCTTGCCTTCTGGGGGTGGCAACACGCGGAGGATGGtcggactggtcgaatgtgatgggagtcttggaccacttcaaatatgttggtgttgccggagcaaccatgtttacTTCTCTATTGATGACCTTCAATCGACTTTTGCTTTCAacgtcagcaaaaatcaccaaagtGGAGTTGACATTGGGGAAACCatcatcgtcttcttccttgtcctcatctttgtccgactccttttccttctcaCTGGGCTGTTTCTCTCAGAACTGCTGGAtcaggagccgacactgtcgagtggtgtgtttaggataaatcagattaccctcttcatctttcttggtgtgaatgtgacatggcagATCCGACACACCATTTCCTGCTTGATCTTTCACCTTCTTGGGGATCCaaggccctttgggcttccccttaaACTTCCCTTGGGTCACAACTGCTGTAGTTTCACCAGGCCctgctggctcggctttgcgttTCTGTTTCCGACCTCCTCCGGTGTCTTGGGCGACTGGTTTTCCCTTTCCACTGCGGAGTCGATCCTCTTCTTCTCCGTTGGCATACCGAGTGGCTATCTCCATCATTCGGGTCAGAGTCATATCTCCTGTCTGACCGAATTTCAGGTTAAGCTCTCGATACCGAACGCCCTCCTTGAAGGCGCAAACCGCTTGATGCTGGGATACATTTTCCACTatgtgatgcaaagtggtccacctctgaaTGTAATCTCTCAAGGTCTCATTCAGCTTCTGTACACAATGTTGCAACTCTGCCAACCCCGCTGGTCATTTGCAAGTACCCTCGaaagttctgacaaacactcgggccaGCTCTTCCCAGCTAAATATACTGCCAGGAGACAACTGATTCAGCCATGCTCTGGCCGAaccctctaacatcagaggaagaTGTTTCATAGCTACTTCAACATTTCCACCACCGATCtgtacagccactcggtaatctttgagccaagtgtcaggcttcgaCACACCAGTAAACTtactgactccagtcgccaaccaaAAGTTGGGAGGGATCTCAGCGGCTCTGATGGCTTTGCTAAAGCACTCGGGGCCTGAAACGTGAACTCTGCTTCCACTCGGGCGATCTCTGTCTTGCCCTTCTCTGTGTGCCCGGTTCCTGTCGACCAGACCTTGCACCAAAATTGACCTGGCATCAAACCCAGGCTCCCTTGGGTCGACTGGCAATCTACGCTCATCGCTGTATGGGCACCTGTCATCATGATGATGGGGCACATATGACCCGCCCCTCGGAGGGGGCGTAGGCACTCGACGGTGGTCATCGCGTCTGAAATGATTATCAAACTGCTCATGATTCCGACCCAAGTATTGCCCTTGATGatgcccacgtccctcacgcctctaaggcgatcttgggctgtgagctgACTGGACTGTATCAGCCATCACGGATCTGCAATGGATTCTGTCTCGCGACTGAGACACTActgtgttctgctctcctgctgcccggagcaaagcctggatctgcatcaaacctcttccAGCCTCCGACTGGGAGGGCTGAATGGACTTTGCTATACGGGCTGTAGCTGtaagattctgaatcggagtgcggtatacctgaggttGTGGCGGGAATAGTTGTCGTTGCCCtcgactggactcagggatccgctgccaagcacgctcgtcgagtgcatgctgAAGGTTCTCCAGTCCGGTGCGCTCAGCCAAattggccaggcgcgcctcctccaaggcccaaGCCTCAGAGGTCTCTCCAACGATGGGTGTGTGGAGCGCCTCCATGTTGCGGCGGTGAAGCTCCTCCCTCTGTTGTGAAGAAAGGGTTTCGGGGTGGTACTCTTCGTGAACGTGCAACGGATCGCGGCCGCCATCGCCGCCACCGTTGCGACGGAAACCAGGCGGGCTGCGCGGCGTGTCGACCATCAGGACTTCTGCCGCAGGATTGCTGCTGTCACACTCAGATaaggtctcgacggagccagtcgacagaTCAAACAGGCCGTAGAGtgattcgtcgggctcgattgccgcgacttggggggtggccgactggcgtgCCACCGCGTgtttcacccaccgctggagccgcgaGCAACCAGATCGCTTACGACGGCGAACAACGGGAAGCGAAGAAACTgcgggagccgaccgatactgagtcgacggtTGTCGCAGAAGGACGTCGCGAACGCACGCGCGGAAGTGTGTCGCCCCGCGAACGGGGAGTGTATCGACGTCAAGGGGGGCCTCCTGGAGCCAGTCGGAGTCATCGGCGACAAATACGAGCGCGCCGAGAttgatctcgcggccctcggccaatccaccgcccgaaaccatgatgatgggaatcggaaaaactgcaacttcaccagaaagtcgctaagacacctgccccaaggtgggcgccaactgtcgtggttctaagccTGACAGTAGAATgaggggtaggtatgaggaggcaagatcctagctgtgatgaagttgtgcacgcaagattttacgagttcaggcccttctcgatggaagtaacagccctacgtctcggtgcttGGGAGCTCGGTCGATTGGATTATGTGTGAAGTTATAGGGGGCGCGAACCCTTGTGcctgaggaggggggtggcttatatagagtttgCCAGACCCCTCCAGCCCTCaattacacagggttcaatgtacataaagataggaacgttactggtaacgccagcatTAAAGTTACATAAATGACcattaagactacggagtgaacgcccGACCGTCGTCATTAGAGTGACCTTAGACCTTCTGTTCTCTGAGTGGATTCTGGTATGGTCGAATGGAACTAGGGTATCCGAGTGAACACTCGGTCGAGTGAGTTGGGTCCTGTGGTGATTCCAGTTGGTAGAATCTGCTGTCCTTTGGATGTCTTTGActgtagggcagtgtccttgggtagggtgcTTAGACCAGGTCTAttgccctaccctaggtacatgtcatcgtcaagtctaacatacttcctatgcataagCATTTTGTAaacaaacaaattatcaagacaagcaaaaactagcatatggaAGGAATAAGAAAGTAGCAATAGCggtctcaacatgaagagaggtaatttagtaacatgaaaatttctacaaccatatttccctctctcataataattacatgtgggatcatattcaaattcaacaatatagctatcccataacatattttctacatgatccacatgcatgcaaagttgacagtCTTCCAATATAGTGAgatatcatcaaataaagtcatgacctctccaagcccacttttatcaaaacaTTCATGAGATTGATCattctccaaagtagtgggatcattattacctagagttgacatgcttccaaacccacttacaatattatcgcaaacatattcctcatgaggcttaaataaattttcaagatcataagaagcattatcaccccaatcatgatcattacaacaagtagtggacatggcaaaattagcatccccaagcttggggttttgcatattattagcacaattgacattaataaaatttataataacgccattgcaatcatgcttttcattcaaggagctatcatgaatcacttcataaatttcttcttttagcacttcatcacactttttcagattcacgaatttcaagcaaaacttcataaagataatctagtgcactcaactcactagcaattggttcattaTTATTGGacctcttaaaaagattagcaagtggatgacgATCCATAAACTCATTGCTTCCTGATTTTGAATAAATAC
This genomic window contains:
- the LOC109773735 gene encoding uncharacterized protein, with product MVVDPVVGGTRLTKVLMDGGSGLNILYAETLRGMGIPMSKLSESNMRFHGVIPGKKADSLGQITLEMVFGDSTNYRKEKLTFEVVDFHSAYHAILGRAAYARFMARPCYVYLKLEMLGPRGMIIVTGNRQRAEECLRKGSKIADEQMAAVEMEEYKKNADPSDLLRAKKPASNSAFRLTGETKAVHIHLTDPNAAPTHISTTLDSK